From a region of the Erythrobacter neustonensis genome:
- a CDS encoding CheR family methyltransferase, translating to MSESIEDIEIRLLLDAVYHHYHYDFRHYAKASIKRRLLQARAQWGYDSISQMQAEVLRDETMLPRLLNYLTVQVSEMFRDPSYFRSIREKVVPHLRTYPSLKVWVAGCSRGEELYSLAILFHEEGLADRTIFYATDINPAALRAAQAGIFPLDRMQLFTENHRLSGGHSSLSKYYTADYDRAVFDKSLRERAVFSDHSLVTDAAFGEMHLVSCRNVLIYFNRDLQDRSVGLFGESLVRDGFLGIGSKESLRFSPHADLFTEFDRAERIYRRNAQ from the coding sequence ATGAGCGAGAGCATCGAGGACATCGAGATCCGGCTGCTGCTGGATGCGGTCTATCACCACTATCACTACGATTTCCGGCATTACGCCAAGGCGTCGATCAAGCGGCGTCTGCTGCAGGCACGCGCGCAGTGGGGGTATGACAGCATCTCGCAAATGCAGGCGGAGGTTCTGCGCGATGAAACCATGCTGCCACGGCTGCTCAACTATCTGACCGTGCAGGTCAGCGAGATGTTCCGCGATCCGTCCTATTTTCGCAGCATACGCGAAAAGGTCGTCCCGCACCTGCGCACATACCCATCGCTCAAGGTCTGGGTCGCCGGTTGCAGCCGGGGCGAGGAACTCTATTCGCTGGCGATCCTGTTCCACGAGGAAGGCCTTGCCGACCGCACGATCTTCTATGCAACGGACATCAATCCCGCCGCCTTGCGGGCGGCGCAGGCGGGCATCTTCCCGCTCGACCGGATGCAGCTGTTCACCGAGAACCACCGGTTGTCGGGCGGCCATTCGTCCCTGTCCAAATATTACACCGCCGATTACGACCGGGCGGTCTTCGACAAGTCCCTGCGCGAACGCGCCGTCTTTTCCGACCACAGTCTGGTGACCGACGCCGCATTCGGCGAGATGCATCTGGTCAGTTGCCGTAACGTCCTGATCTATTTCAACCGCGACCTTCAGGACCGCAGCGTCGGCCTGTTCGGCGAATCGCTGGTGCGCGACGGGTTCCTTGGAATCGGCTCGAAGGAAAGTCTGCGCTTTTCGCCGCATGCCGATCTCTTCACCGAATTCGACCGCGCGGAACGCATCTACCGGAGAAACGCGCAATGA
- a CDS encoding type II toxin-antitoxin system RelE/ParE family toxin, whose amino-acid sequence MATLQTVVELPEFQRRAKAIMSDDERLSLISFIAASPEAGVSLGGGLRKVRIPREGGGKSGGYRTIYVFGGRHMPIYLITVFAKNEKDNLTRAEQAAAVELSRALIAAYGDR is encoded by the coding sequence ATGGCGACCTTGCAGACCGTTGTCGAACTTCCCGAGTTCCAACGGCGCGCCAAGGCCATCATGAGCGATGACGAACGCCTGAGCCTGATCAGCTTCATCGCGGCCAGCCCGGAGGCAGGGGTGTCGCTGGGCGGTGGACTGCGCAAGGTCCGGATCCCGCGCGAAGGTGGCGGCAAAAGCGGTGGCTACCGCACCATCTATGTGTTCGGCGGTCGGCATATGCCGATCTACCTGATCACCGTCTTCGCCAAGAACGAGAAGGACAATCTCACCAGGGCCGAGCAGGCGGCAGCGGTTGAACTGAGCAGGGCCCTGATCGCGGCCTATGGAGATCGATGA
- a CDS encoding helix-turn-helix domain-containing protein: MSTAYESIMQGLNEALDHAEGKDAGARLHTIEVPVVDVAAIRARTGLSQSAFARSIGVAKGTLLNWEHGRRQPTGPAQVLLAMIARRPSLVSELLR, encoded by the coding sequence ATGAGCACGGCTTACGAGAGCATTATGCAGGGGCTGAACGAGGCGTTGGACCATGCCGAGGGCAAGGATGCCGGCGCGCGGCTGCACACCATCGAAGTGCCGGTTGTGGATGTTGCGGCGATCCGGGCCCGGACAGGGCTGTCGCAAAGCGCGTTTGCTCGCAGCATCGGTGTCGCCAAGGGCACGTTGCTCAATTGGGAGCATGGCCGCAGGCAGCCGACCGGCCCGGCGCAGGTGCTGCTGGCGATGATCGCCCGCCGACCCTCGCTGGTCAGCGAGCTTCTGCGCTAA
- a CDS encoding chemotaxis protein CheB, with product MSVQAIVIGASAGGVHALLQVLPALPADFPAPILVVIHVPPRRENAIVSLLSEKCRLIVKEAEDKEPIVPGTIYLGPPDYHLLVEDDGRIALSSDDAVNHSRPAIDVLFETAADAYGPQLAGIVLTGANHDGAMGLRAISDAGGTAIVQTPATAEVSYMPQAALAASPAARSITLNDMPAALMEMVEQ from the coding sequence ATGAGCGTTCAGGCGATTGTCATCGGCGCCTCGGCAGGCGGGGTTCACGCGTTATTGCAGGTTCTCCCGGCACTCCCGGCCGACTTTCCGGCACCAATTCTGGTTGTCATCCACGTTCCGCCCCGCCGCGAGAACGCGATCGTTTCGCTCTTGTCCGAAAAATGCCGCCTGATCGTGAAGGAAGCCGAAGACAAGGAGCCGATCGTGCCGGGCACGATCTATCTCGGGCCGCCCGATTATCACCTGCTGGTCGAGGACGACGGACGGATCGCGCTGTCGTCGGATGACGCGGTCAATCACTCGCGCCCGGCAATCGATGTCCTGTTCGAAACCGCGGCCGATGCCTATGGGCCGCAGCTTGCCGGGATCGTGCTGACAGGCGCCAACCACGATGGCGCGATGGGGCTGCGCGCCATATCCGATGCGGGCGGCACAGCAATCGTGCAGACGCCTGCCACTGCCGAGGTTTCCTACATGCCGCAGGCCGCGCTCGCGGCATCCCCCGCCGCGCGTTCGATCACGCTCAACGACATGCCAGCCGCGCTCATGGAGATGGTGGAGCAATGA
- a CDS encoding plasmid pRiA4b ORF-3 family protein, whose protein sequence is MAKHFDPYDFIIRLDAQILGIEPVISRSLELPRDLNFAQLHEVLQAAFGWTDSHLHQFIVGGLVIGAPEYLEEDVDGPRVIEATEVHLRDLRFPYGRDAQLEILYQYDFGDNWQHRLILSEVPPAEGVKYPRCLAGSRACPPEDVGGDIGYEAFLEAWRDPDHEEHADNRRWAGRKFDPERFDLEAANRAIARALRLSRGDYRARQIESMGPP, encoded by the coding sequence ATGGCAAAGCACTTCGATCCCTACGACTTCATCATCCGGCTCGACGCCCAGATCCTCGGGATCGAGCCGGTTATCAGCCGGTCGCTGGAATTGCCGCGCGACCTCAACTTCGCGCAATTGCACGAGGTGCTGCAGGCGGCCTTTGGGTGGACCGACAGCCATTTGCACCAGTTCATCGTGGGCGGGCTGGTTATCGGCGCGCCTGAATACCTCGAAGAGGATGTCGATGGCCCCCGGGTGATTGAGGCGACCGAGGTGCACCTGCGCGACCTGCGGTTTCCGTATGGGCGAGACGCGCAGCTCGAGATTCTCTATCAGTACGATTTTGGCGACAACTGGCAGCACCGGCTGATCCTGAGCGAAGTGCCACCGGCGGAAGGCGTCAAATATCCCCGCTGCCTTGCCGGATCGCGGGCCTGTCCGCCGGAGGATGTCGGCGGAGACATCGGCTATGAAGCCTTCCTTGAGGCGTGGCGCGATCCTGATCACGAGGAGCATGCTGACAATCGGCGCTGGGCGGGACGCAAGTTTGACCCGGAACGCTTTGATCTTGAGGCTGCGAACCGCGCGATTGCGCGAGCTTTGCGCTTGAGTCGCGGCGACTATCGGGCACGACAAATCGAGTCTATGGGGCCGCCATGA
- a CDS encoding dihydrolipoyl dehydrogenase, which produces MSKAGTLECDVAVIGAGTAGLAAERAARANGASTLLIDPAFNGTTCATVGCMPSKLLIAAAKARHAALRAGSFGIDVEGVTVDDKAMFGRIRAERDRFVKLTREGIKDVPAKVRIKASAKFVKPGVLELDDGRRIEARAIVVATGSRPAMPDAFAALGSAALTNETVFSLTALPKRMAVVGSGAIGLEMAQAFARLGVAVALFDKADTLAKLRCPRVHKALKDIIAKDMDLHLGVEVTPRPHENGVSIRWKGASKGEAVFDKVLVAVGRPPTFDGLDIAKARLETDEKGVPCHERETMRCGESNVFLAGDVAADYPLLHEASHDGAIAGRNAAAFPAPIRIERYVPFSITFTDPQVVSIGRAEADSAVSGTSDFTDQGRARVEARNEGALTLYAAAPDGVLIGADMVAPAAEHLGHLLTWAMQQKLTATQVLEMPFYHPTIEEGLKQALRMVCAATPIAIPDNQDTGSPPGA; this is translated from the coding sequence ATGAGCAAGGCCGGCACGCTCGAATGCGATGTCGCGGTGATCGGGGCCGGCACTGCCGGCCTCGCCGCCGAACGTGCCGCGCGTGCCAATGGCGCTTCGACGCTGCTGATCGATCCTGCTTTCAACGGAACGACCTGCGCGACCGTGGGCTGCATGCCGTCCAAGCTGCTGATCGCAGCGGCCAAGGCACGGCATGCGGCGCTGCGTGCAGGCTCTTTCGGGATCGATGTCGAAGGCGTCACGGTCGACGACAAGGCGATGTTCGGTCGCATCCGGGCCGAGCGTGACCGCTTCGTCAAGCTGACCCGTGAAGGCATCAAGGACGTGCCCGCCAAGGTGCGGATCAAGGCTTCGGCAAAGTTCGTCAAACCCGGCGTGCTCGAACTCGACGATGGCCGCCGGATCGAGGCGCGCGCGATTGTCGTGGCCACCGGATCGCGCCCTGCAATGCCCGATGCCTTCGCCGCGCTGGGCAGCGCCGCGCTGACCAACGAAACCGTGTTCAGCCTCACCGCCTTGCCCAAGCGGATGGCGGTGGTGGGGTCGGGGGCGATCGGGCTTGAGATGGCGCAGGCCTTTGCCCGGTTGGGTGTCGCGGTCGCGCTGTTCGACAAGGCCGATACGCTGGCAAAGCTGCGCTGCCCGCGCGTCCACAAGGCGCTGAAGGACATTATCGCCAAGGACATGGATCTGCACCTCGGGGTCGAAGTCACGCCCAGGCCGCACGAAAACGGTGTGTCGATCCGGTGGAAGGGCGCAAGCAAGGGGGAAGCAGTGTTCGACAAGGTGCTGGTCGCCGTGGGCCGCCCGCCGACCTTCGACGGGCTCGATATCGCAAAGGCCCGGCTTGAAACCGACGAGAAGGGCGTGCCCTGCCACGAGCGCGAAACGATGCGCTGCGGCGAGAGCAACGTGTTTCTCGCAGGCGACGTTGCGGCCGATTACCCGCTGCTCCACGAAGCCTCGCACGACGGCGCGATCGCGGGCCGCAATGCCGCCGCGTTCCCCGCGCCGATCCGGATCGAACGCTATGTGCCCTTCAGCATCACCTTCACCGACCCGCAGGTCGTTTCGATCGGCCGCGCCGAAGCCGACAGCGCGGTCAGCGGGACCAGCGATTTCACCGATCAGGGCCGTGCGCGGGTAGAGGCGCGGAACGAAGGCGCGTTGACGCTCTACGCCGCGGCACCTGACGGCGTGCTGATCGGCGCCGACATGGTCGCGCCTGCGGCCGAGCATCTCGGGCATCTGCTCACCTGGGCGATGCAGCAGAAACTCACCGCGACGCAGGTTCTGGAAATGCCCTTCTATCATCCGACCATCGAGGAAGGCCTCAAACAGGCGCTGCGGATGGTGTGCGCGGCGACCCCCATCGCGATCCCCGACAATCAGGACACCGGATCGCCGCCCGGCGCCTGA
- a CDS encoding hybrid sensor histidine kinase/response regulator — translation MTETPKFLLVDDLEENLLALEALLAREGLELHRARSGEEALELILAHEYALALLDVQMPGMDGFELAEIMRANSRSRHIPIIFLTAGSGDAARKFHGYEAGAVDFIQKPIEPTILQSKSNIFLDLFVQRQQIVAQRDELAALTAALQAADRQKNRFLGVLAHELRNPLAILSSGVSLLEMPMEEADTAAVHASMRQNVRHMSRLIDDLLDINRIENGKISLRREKVALGDILPHALEIARPAIDAGGHALTVSLPDDQITLHADPARIVQIVGNIVGNAARYTPNGGRIEVTVVKSAADAILTVKDNGVGIPPHQQSIIFEMFGQSDNVRGISGGGLGIGLALVKQLVELHGGRISLVRSEPGEGSIFEVCLPLA, via the coding sequence ATGACCGAAACTCCCAAATTCCTGCTGGTCGACGACCTTGAGGAAAACCTCCTTGCCCTCGAAGCCCTCTTGGCGCGCGAGGGTCTGGAGCTGCACCGTGCCCGCAGCGGCGAGGAAGCGCTCGAGCTTATTCTCGCGCACGAATATGCGCTTGCCCTGCTCGACGTGCAGATGCCGGGAATGGACGGGTTCGAGCTGGCCGAGATCATGCGCGCCAATTCGCGCTCGCGGCATATTCCGATCATCTTCCTGACCGCGGGCAGCGGGGATGCGGCGCGCAAGTTTCACGGTTACGAAGCGGGCGCGGTCGATTTCATCCAGAAGCCGATCGAACCCACGATCCTGCAGTCCAAGTCGAACATCTTCCTCGACCTGTTCGTCCAGCGCCAGCAGATCGTCGCCCAGCGCGACGAGCTTGCCGCCCTGACCGCAGCACTTCAGGCGGCCGACCGGCAGAAGAACCGGTTCCTGGGCGTGCTTGCGCATGAGTTGCGCAACCCGTTGGCGATCTTGTCATCGGGCGTGTCCCTGCTGGAAATGCCGATGGAGGAAGCCGACACCGCAGCCGTGCACGCGTCGATGCGGCAGAACGTGCGCCACATGTCGCGTCTGATCGATGATCTGCTCGATATCAACCGGATCGAAAACGGGAAGATTTCCCTGCGCCGGGAAAAGGTCGCGCTCGGCGATATTCTTCCGCACGCGCTGGAAATCGCCCGGCCGGCGATCGATGCCGGCGGGCACGCGTTGACGGTTTCCCTGCCCGATGACCAGATCACGCTGCATGCCGATCCGGCACGCATCGTCCAGATCGTGGGGAACATCGTGGGCAATGCGGCCCGCTACACACCCAATGGCGGGCGGATCGAGGTCACGGTCGTCAAAAGCGCGGCCGATGCAATTCTGACGGTCAAGGACAATGGCGTCGGCATCCCCCCGCACCAGCAGTCGATCATCTTCGAGATGTTCGGGCAGTCGGACAATGTGCGCGGCATCAGCGGCGGAGGATTGGGGATCGGGCTTGCGCTGGTGAAGCAGCTGGTCGAATTGCACGGCGGACGGATAAGCCTCGTCAGAAGCGAGCCGGGCGAGGGCAGCATTTTCGAAGTGTGCCTGCCGCTGGCCTGA
- a CDS encoding NAD-dependent succinate-semialdehyde dehydrogenase: MTDTGIQTTNPLTEEVIETYDYMSDADMLATIEASHKAHLEWRMVSLEDRAAVIGKIGAELRASKEEFAKLMTREVGKLMRDSRQEVELVAAICDYTANNGPGALADQKRHTQSGQGYVHHAPIGVIYGIQPWNFPAYQAVRYSISSLMAGNGVLLKHAENCTGSGLFLRDVYERAGLPKGLFGVLIISHEQSDKVIENRLVRGVTLTGSDKAGRAVGAKAASMAKKTVLELGSNDAYMVLDDADLDLAIKTCVQGRLYNNGQTCVNAKRFIVTDANYDAFVKGYTQAFEGIRMGDPTDDDTQLGPLVSKRQRDSLHEQVEKSVAKGARVLVGGKIPDRTGWFYPATVLVDVAKGQPAYDDELFGPVASIIRAKDDEDAMRLANDSRYGLGGGIFSRNTERAKALAEKHFDTGMVFINNFNVASPDMPFGGVKDSGYGREHGEEGFKEFVNAKAILVA; this comes from the coding sequence ATGACCGACACCGGCATCCAGACCACCAACCCGCTCACCGAAGAGGTGATCGAAACCTACGATTACATGAGCGATGCAGACATGCTCGCCACTATCGAAGCCTCGCACAAGGCGCACCTCGAATGGCGCATGGTCAGCCTTGAAGACCGCGCTGCGGTGATCGGCAAGATCGGCGCCGAACTGCGCGCGAGCAAGGAAGAATTCGCCAAGCTTATGACGCGCGAAGTCGGCAAGCTGATGCGCGACAGCCGGCAGGAAGTCGAACTGGTCGCTGCGATCTGCGATTACACCGCGAACAACGGCCCGGGCGCATTGGCCGATCAGAAGCGCCACACCCAAAGCGGGCAGGGCTATGTCCATCACGCGCCGATTGGCGTGATCTACGGCATCCAGCCATGGAATTTTCCAGCCTATCAGGCAGTGCGCTATTCGATCTCCAGCCTGATGGCGGGCAATGGCGTGCTGCTCAAGCACGCCGAGAACTGCACCGGCAGCGGGCTGTTCCTGCGCGATGTCTATGAACGCGCAGGGCTTCCCAAGGGTTTGTTCGGCGTGCTGATCATCAGCCACGAACAATCGGACAAGGTTATCGAGAACCGGCTGGTGCGCGGTGTTACGCTGACCGGCAGCGACAAGGCGGGCCGCGCGGTCGGTGCCAAGGCGGCGTCGATGGCGAAGAAGACCGTGCTCGAGCTGGGGTCGAACGATGCCTACATGGTGCTGGACGACGCCGATCTCGATCTGGCGATCAAGACCTGCGTGCAAGGCCGCCTTTACAACAATGGTCAGACCTGCGTGAACGCAAAGCGGTTTATCGTGACTGATGCCAATTACGATGCTTTCGTGAAGGGCTATACCCAGGCCTTCGAAGGCATCCGCATGGGCGATCCCACCGACGACGACACGCAGCTTGGCCCGCTCGTCTCCAAGCGCCAGCGCGATTCGCTGCATGAACAGGTCGAGAAAAGCGTCGCCAAGGGCGCGCGCGTGCTGGTCGGCGGCAAGATCCCCGATCGCACCGGCTGGTTCTATCCCGCCACGGTGCTGGTGGATGTCGCCAAGGGACAGCCCGCTTATGACGACGAACTGTTCGGCCCGGTCGCCTCGATCATCCGCGCCAAGGATGACGAGGACGCGATGCGCCTCGCCAATGACAGCCGCTATGGTCTGGGCGGCGGCATCTTCTCGCGCAACACCGAACGCGCCAAGGCACTGGCCGAGAAGCATTTCGACACCGGCATGGTGTTCATCAACAACTTCAACGTCGCATCGCCCGACATGCCGTTCGGCGGGGTAAAGGATTCGGGCTATGGCCGCGAGCACGGCGAGGAAGGCTTCAAGGAGTTCGTGAACGCCAAGGCGATCCTCGTCGCATGA
- a CDS encoding response regulator: MRDSDERIRNTHEVLAALDGLVAAMLNVETGQRGYALTGNERYLEPYYEGIAAAQRNLASLETLTKGSAEKARKLEALRSATERKMRIAETSIAARREQGISAVIAQMDSDSGRIAMDLVRQRSDAMIQQEESEREERIAALETATDLAVLTALVVSLIGTVLTIAIFVMVSRSNRSRERERWIKTAQVELSEAIRGDKTVAEVSSIVLAFLSERTAANAGALFKGEFGTFNRMAVFGIADQSSVPASFGMNEGLLGKVATDARSTTLSDIPEGYLKIGSALGNDQPRHLVVAPFFYEGEVNGIVELGYFRDIDPLVHDLLDAIAGSVGVALRSARFRERLQEALEDTQRQAGELQAQGEELRVSNEELEEQGNALKETQARLELQQVELEQTNSQLEEQAQTLEAQRDELSRAAATLEAKAQELEQASQYKSDFLANMSHELRTPLNSLLILSKLLGDNPKGNLSAEQVKFARTIESSGNDLLTLINDILDLSKIEAGHVTIEPAPVAPHRLASDLRKVFEPLAQQRGLNLVVDVEQDMPASFETDRMRLEQVLKNLLSNAIKFTEQGSVTLRIARAGKGALEFRVIDTGIGIAEAQRETIFEAFRQADGTISRRFGGTGLGLSISRELVRLLGGTIRLESQPGQGSTFIVTLPEAYDAAVVRTRDPVPARAVAAAEFAAPQPAAAPSAARPAPQIVEDDRRDLSDGKQVLLVIEDDPVFAGIVSDLAREMGFQCIVAGTAGEAIELAGEYQPNAIVLDIGLPDQSGLTVLDRLKHDEKTRHIPIHVVSGSDQIQTALALGAVGFLEKPAPRERLAEVLAELQDKLAARVRRVLIVEDDEVQRDAVSQLLSSQDVETVGVGTAAECLSELRGGHYDCMVLDLTLPDASGFSLLEELSADETRAFPPVIVYTGRDLSPEEEQRLRRYSSSIIIKGAKSPERLLDEVSLFLHRVVSDLPHEQRQMIEKARHRDAALEGRRILIVEDDVRNVYSLTSILEPRGALTRIARNGQEALDALAEAAADPAKAIDLVLMDVMMPVMDGLTAASAIRAEPQWKKLPIIMLTAKAMPDDQKKCIDAGANDYMAKPLDVDKLLSLVRVWMPR, translated from the coding sequence ATGCGGGACAGCGACGAACGCATCCGCAACACGCACGAAGTGCTGGCGGCGCTCGATGGGCTGGTCGCGGCGATGCTCAACGTCGAGACGGGGCAGCGTGGTTATGCGCTCACCGGGAACGAACGCTATCTCGAACCCTATTACGAGGGCATTGCCGCAGCGCAGAGAAACCTCGCCTCGCTGGAGACCCTGACCAAGGGCAGCGCCGAAAAGGCGCGGAAGCTGGAAGCGTTGCGGTCCGCGACCGAGCGCAAGATGCGCATTGCGGAAACCTCGATTGCCGCCCGGCGCGAGCAGGGCATTTCCGCCGTCATCGCGCAAATGGACAGCGATAGCGGCAGGATCGCGATGGACCTCGTCCGGCAGCGATCGGACGCCATGATCCAGCAGGAGGAAAGTGAGCGCGAGGAGCGTATCGCAGCGCTTGAGACTGCGACGGATCTCGCCGTCCTGACCGCGCTGGTCGTCAGCCTCATCGGCACGGTGCTTACGATCGCGATTTTCGTGATGGTATCGCGGAGCAATCGCAGCCGCGAGCGCGAGCGCTGGATCAAGACCGCGCAGGTCGAGCTCAGCGAAGCGATCCGCGGCGACAAGACCGTTGCGGAAGTTTCGTCGATCGTGCTCGCCTTCCTGTCCGAACGCACGGCCGCAAACGCCGGCGCGCTGTTCAAGGGCGAGTTCGGGACGTTCAATCGCATGGCCGTGTTCGGGATCGCCGATCAGTCGTCGGTCCCGGCGTCCTTCGGCATGAACGAAGGGCTGCTTGGAAAGGTGGCGACCGATGCCCGGTCGACGACATTGAGCGACATTCCCGAAGGTTATCTCAAGATCGGATCGGCGCTGGGCAACGATCAGCCGCGGCACCTGGTCGTCGCGCCGTTCTTCTACGAGGGCGAAGTCAACGGGATCGTCGAACTCGGCTATTTCAGGGACATCGACCCGCTGGTTCACGACCTGCTCGATGCGATCGCGGGATCGGTTGGCGTCGCGCTTCGTTCGGCGCGGTTCCGGGAGCGGTTGCAGGAAGCCTTGGAAGATACCCAGCGGCAGGCCGGCGAACTGCAGGCGCAGGGCGAGGAATTGCGCGTCAGCAACGAGGAGCTCGAAGAACAGGGCAACGCGCTGAAGGAAACGCAGGCGCGGCTTGAACTTCAGCAGGTCGAACTGGAGCAAACCAACAGCCAGCTCGAGGAACAGGCCCAGACGCTTGAGGCCCAACGCGACGAGCTGTCGCGTGCGGCAGCAACGCTGGAGGCCAAGGCGCAGGAACTTGAGCAGGCAAGCCAGTACAAGTCGGACTTTCTTGCGAACATGAGCCACGAATTGCGCACACCGCTCAATTCGCTGCTGATCCTGTCCAAGCTGCTCGGCGACAATCCCAAGGGCAACCTTTCGGCCGAGCAGGTGAAATTTGCCCGCACCATCGAATCCTCGGGCAATGATCTGCTGACGCTGATCAACGATATTCTCGACCTGTCGAAGATCGAGGCAGGGCACGTGACCATCGAGCCCGCTCCGGTTGCGCCCCATCGTCTGGCATCCGATCTGCGCAAGGTGTTCGAACCCTTGGCGCAGCAACGCGGGCTCAATCTTGTCGTCGATGTCGAGCAGGATATGCCCGCCTCGTTCGAAACCGACCGGATGCGGCTCGAACAGGTGCTGAAGAACCTCCTGTCGAACGCGATCAAGTTCACCGAACAGGGCAGTGTGACGCTGCGCATTGCCAGGGCCGGGAAGGGCGCGCTCGAATTCAGGGTGATCGACACCGGCATCGGCATTGCCGAAGCCCAGCGCGAAACCATTTTCGAGGCGTTCCGCCAGGCCGACGGCACGATCAGTCGCAGGTTCGGGGGAACCGGGCTCGGCCTGTCGATCTCGCGCGAGCTGGTTCGGTTGCTGGGCGGAACAATCCGCCTCGAAAGCCAGCCCGGCCAAGGCAGCACCTTCATCGTCACCCTGCCCGAAGCCTATGACGCTGCCGTGGTCAGGACGCGCGATCCGGTGCCGGCCCGCGCCGTGGCAGCGGCCGAATTTGCCGCGCCGCAACCGGCTGCCGCGCCGAGTGCTGCGCGGCCCGCACCGCAGATCGTCGAGGACGACCGCCGCGACCTGTCGGACGGCAAGCAGGTGCTGCTGGTGATCGAGGATGACCCCGTCTTTGCCGGGATCGTGTCCGATCTCGCGCGCGAGATGGGCTTCCAGTGCATCGTCGCCGGAACCGCCGGCGAAGCGATCGAACTGGCGGGCGAATATCAACCCAATGCGATCGTTCTGGACATCGGTCTGCCCGACCAGTCCGGTCTTACGGTCCTCGACCGGCTGAAGCATGACGAGAAGACGCGGCACATCCCGATCCACGTCGTTTCCGGGTCCGATCAGATCCAGACCGCGCTGGCCCTTGGCGCTGTCGGCTTCCTCGAAAAGCCCGCCCCGCGCGAACGGCTTGCCGAAGTGCTCGCCGAATTGCAGGACAAGCTGGCAGCACGGGTGCGCCGGGTGCTGATCGTCGAGGACGACGAGGTCCAGCGCGATGCGGTCAGCCAGTTGCTGTCGTCGCAGGATGTCGAAACCGTCGGCGTCGGCACCGCGGCCGAATGCCTGAGCGAACTGCGCGGTGGGCATTACGACTGCATGGTGCTCGACCTTACCCTGCCCGATGCTTCGGGCTTCTCGCTGCTCGAAGAATTGAGCGCCGACGAAACCCGCGCATTTCCGCCGGTTATCGTCTACACCGGGCGCGATCTTTCGCCCGAGGAAGAACAGCGCCTGCGCCGCTATTCCAGCTCGATCATCATCAAGGGCGCCAAGTCACCCGAACGTCTGCTCGACGAGGTTTCGCTGTTCCTGCACCGGGTCGTCTCCGACCTGCCGCACGAACAGCGGCAAATGATCGAGAAGGCGCGCCACCGCGATGCCGCGCTGGAAGGACGGCGGATCCTGATCGTCGAAGACGATGTACGCAATGTCTACTCGCTCACCAGCATCCTCGAACCGCGCGGCGCGCTCACCCGGATCGCGCGCAACGGGCAAGAGGCGCTCGATGCGCTGGCAGAAGCGGCGGCCGACCCTGCCAAGGCGATCGACCTGGTACTGATGGATGTGATGATGCCGGTGATGGACGGGTTGACGGCGGCAAGCGCGATCCGCGCCGAACCGCAATGGAAAAAGCTGCCGATCATCATGCTCACCGCAAAGGCGATGCCCGACGACCAGAAGAAATGCATCGACGCGGGCGCGAACGATTACATGGCCAAGCCGCTCGATGTCGACAAGCTGCTGTCCCTCGTCCGGGTCTGGATGCCGCGATGA